One Dermacentor silvarum isolate Dsil-2018 chromosome 10, BIME_Dsil_1.4, whole genome shotgun sequence genomic window carries:
- the LOC119431228 gene encoding LOW QUALITY PROTEIN: uncharacterized protein LOC119431228 (The sequence of the model RefSeq protein was modified relative to this genomic sequence to represent the inferred CDS: deleted 1 base in 1 codon), with the protein MSGSDASVYLSAVRWDDAGVPLQEFMQKFPEPQVARVVRGQHRHVGVPSLSSPGLSSVVFLSPLGARLRISAQCVKFKENRQRVVAIGPRLAIPDGYRGWFEILSEDGRASRCFESVAELMRRSPDTCLVREPVKAHLAHPDDPEQVTDKTRTLHVGETLVVVKEHTSPMVRASLARLRSSAPHGRFLRCLTSAGETVYLAAESRGKFSPIAKEGNISGVHSVKTLLCKRFPLMVRLVHGRPAPSGLKTSELRLYGVEREECVLALPLVKDAPALALPQSSPLRLQPPKNAEALVQMPEYTRLTEKCKRLQDRMDAIEVLETTRSSSDFFSSKTPPQRSLSEPNSKPPQSPPATATAVVPPTNGVERVQSTPAPDDYRYEEIDQIYDYVRGFAPLPEKIKTELIQGVGESNNECEKSPSSPPPAPVTSVASREKPLPPPIETIPARRYSLATDPGPNSPPTAAPPLKSSPNPRAKDTDSHVYEAVMRRCSDEHKSKGGSVAPTCRSGVPRSSGVPRPPNNKLFVKSSHQVRNGSAKPRIFRNAGRIPVAAASVKDPSMHHPPHGPHHHHHPPCPAHHHCPNGVIVGSVNTSVAPPPPTAIFQKASSRTARTCRGAKPVNGTITTSPLFNIRYKSLTNLAVDFNDTLDSSNSGGGASSGGSKGSGSKGSGSKGSKHDRTGSVPPHKLSRPKSLSNLFWDVEANNRYNLLLHNELKANQFIYADLPAKIAAAAERSGKKVGTLYL; encoded by the exons ATGTCGGGCAGCGACGCCAGCGTCTACCTGTCGGCCGTGCGCTGGGACGACGCCGGCGTGCCCCTGCAGGAGTTCATGCAGAAGTTTCCCGAGCCCCAG GTGGCGCGCGTGGTGCGAGGCCAGCACCGTCACGTGGGCGTCCCCTCGCTGTCCTCGCCTGGCCTGAGCAGCGTGGTGTTCCTGTCGCCGCTGGGCGCGCGGCTGCGCATCAGCGCGCAGTGCGTCAAGTTCAAGGAGAACCGGCAGCGCGTGGTGGCCATCGGACCGCGGCTGGCCATCCCCGACGGCTACCGGGGCTGGTTCGAGATCCTCTCGGAGGACGGCCGGGCGTCGCGCTGCTTCGAGAGCGTCGCCGAGCTGATGCGCCGCTCGCCGGACACTTGCCTGGTGCGCGAGCCGGTCAAGGCGCACCTGGCGCACCCCGACGACCCCGAGCAGGTGACGGACAAGACGAGGACGCTGCACGTGGGCGAGACGCTCGTCGTGGTCAAGGAG CACACGTCCCCGATGGTGCGAGCCTCTCTGGCGAGGTTGCGGTCTTCAGCGCCGCACGGCCGCTTCCTGCGCTGCCTGACATCTGCCGGCGAGACGGTGTACCTGGCGGCCGAGTCCCGGGGCAAGTTCTCGCCCATCGCCAAGGAGGGCAACATCTCGGGCGTCCACTCGGTCAAGACGCTGCTCTGCAAGCGGTTCCCGCTCATGGTCCGCCTGGTGCACGGGAGGCCGGCGCCGTCGGGCCTGAAGACGTCCGAGCTGCGGCTGTACGGCGTCGAGCGGGAGGAGTGCGTGCTCGCCCTGCCTTTGGTCAAGGACGCGCCAGCGCTCGCGCTGCCTCAGTCCTCGCCGTTGCGCCTGCAGCCGCCCAAGAACGCCGAGGCCCTGGTGCAGATGCCCGAGTACACCAGGCTCACGGAAAA GTGCAAGAGACTACAGGACCGGATGGACGCCATCGAAGTCCTGGAGACGACGCGCAGCAGCAGCGATTTCTTCTCGTCCAAGACGCCGCCGCAGCGGAGTCTCTCCGAACCGAACAGCAAGCCGCCACAAAGTCCACCCGCTACCGCCACCGCCGTCGTGCCGCCGACGAACGGCGTCGAGAGGGTCCAGTCCACGCCCGCGCCCGACGACTACCGGTACGAGGAGATCGACCAGATCTACGACTACGTCCGC GGCTTCGCTCCGCTGCCGGAGAAAATCAAGACCGAGCTCATACAGGGAGTCGGCGAAAGCAACAACGAATGCGAGAAGTCGCCTTCTTCCCCGCCGCCGGCTCCCGTGACTTCGGTGGCGTCACGGGAAAAGCCTTTGCCGCCTCCCATAGAGACCATCCCGGCCAGGCGGTACTCGCTTGCCACCGACCCTGGACCCAACTCCCCGCCTACGGCCGCGCCGCCGTTGAAGTCTTCCCCGAACCCGCGAGCCAAGGACACGGACTCGCACGTCTACGAGGCTGTCATGAGACGTTGCTCGGACGAGCACAAGTCCAAAGGAGGCAGCGTCGCTCCGACGTGTCGGTCGGGCGTCCCCAGATCTTCGGGCGTGCCCAGGCCTCCCAACAACAAGCTGTTCGTCAAGAGCTCGCACCAGGTCCGGAACGGAAGCGCCAAGCCTCGCATCTTCCGCAACGCCGGTCGCATCCCCGTCGCCGCGGCGAGCGTCAAGGACCCGTCCATGCACCACCCCCCGCACGGgcctcaccaccaccaccaccctccgTGTCCGGCGCACCACCACTGCCCCAACGGCGTCATCGTGGGCAGCGTTAACACGTCCGTGGCGCCGCCGCCTCCGACGGCCATATTCCAGAAAGCCTCGTCGAGGACTGCCAGGACGTGCCGCGGAGCCAAGCCCGTCAACGGGACGATCACCACGTCGCCGCTGTTCAACATCCGGTACAAGTCGCTCACTAACCTGGCCGTCGACTTCAACGACACCCTAGACTCGAGCAATTCGGGCGGCGGCGCCTCTTCCGGCGGCTCCAAGGGTTCCGGGTCCAAGGGGTCTGGTTCCAAGGGGTCTAAGCACGACCGCACAGGATCCGTGCCTCCGCACAAGCTGTCGCGGCCAAAGTCCCTGAGCAATCTCTTCTGGGACGTCGAGGCCAACAACAGGTACAACTTGCTACTGCACAACGAGCTCAAGGCGAACCAGTTCATCTACGCCGACTTGCCGGCGAAGATCGCGGCCGCAGCCGAACGCTCGGGCAAGAAGGTCGGGACGCTGTACCTGTGA